Proteins from a genomic interval of Kribbella aluminosa:
- the tcmP gene encoding three-Cys-motif partner protein TcmP, whose translation MARGRKAVELWDRPPHTAAKHQLLQEYLGAWFPILAKYNRRLFYYDAFAGPGRYKSGDDGSPLIALKTLIEHDYFTSMPRTEFVFLFNEQDPGCAEHLEGLIDELKATNKPWPANVRVGVTNNTFIELTTDLLDDLDSRAAKLAPTFAFVDPVGVKATPMAVLRRLTDFPKGELLVYFAHEAVFRFCGAGNIDQALTDLFGTEEYKDAGLLTGSQRSQYIHDLYKRQLHEVCNFPYIQSFAMYDHRGKRLYDLFYCTREPIGLDRMKGAMWKIAPSGDFSFRDRFANQDVIFGAEVDTTPLQSHLLTHFSGQAVTIEAIVDHVIVATPYASGHVKRATLAVMQRSGLISSPNQKRKGTFTDGTIVIFP comes from the coding sequence ATGGCGCGCGGTCGTAAGGCAGTGGAATTATGGGATCGACCACCGCACACCGCAGCCAAGCATCAACTGCTTCAGGAGTACCTCGGAGCCTGGTTCCCCATCCTCGCCAAGTACAACCGGCGACTCTTCTACTATGACGCCTTCGCCGGGCCGGGCCGATACAAGAGCGGGGATGACGGGTCGCCCCTGATCGCCCTGAAGACTCTGATTGAGCACGACTACTTCACTTCAATGCCTCGTACCGAGTTCGTCTTTCTATTCAATGAGCAAGATCCGGGTTGCGCCGAACACCTGGAGGGATTGATTGACGAACTGAAAGCGACAAATAAGCCTTGGCCTGCGAACGTCAGAGTTGGCGTTACCAACAACACCTTCATTGAGTTGACGACAGACCTTCTCGATGACCTTGACAGCCGGGCCGCAAAGCTCGCTCCGACTTTCGCATTCGTCGATCCAGTGGGAGTCAAGGCGACTCCGATGGCGGTCTTACGCCGACTCACCGACTTCCCCAAAGGTGAGTTGTTGGTCTACTTCGCCCACGAAGCAGTTTTCCGCTTCTGCGGTGCGGGAAACATCGACCAAGCGCTCACGGACCTTTTCGGCACCGAAGAATACAAAGACGCTGGACTTCTGACAGGATCGCAGCGCAGTCAATACATTCACGACCTGTATAAACGTCAGCTGCACGAAGTCTGCAATTTTCCTTACATTCAAAGCTTCGCGATGTACGACCATCGAGGTAAGCGACTGTACGACCTGTTCTACTGCACCCGCGAACCAATTGGCTTGGACCGCATGAAGGGCGCGATGTGGAAGATTGCGCCGTCCGGAGACTTCAGTTTCCGCGACCGGTTCGCGAACCAAGATGTGATCTTCGGCGCGGAGGTAGACACCACGCCACTGCAGAGCCACCTACTCACTCACTTCAGTGGCCAGGCTGTCACAATCGAAGCGATTGTGGATCATGTCATCGTGGCGACACCTTACGCCAGCGGCCACGTGAAGCGCGCAACCCTGGCCGTGATGCAAAGGTCTGGATTGATCAGCAGCCCAAACCAGAAGCGCAAAGGCACATTTACGGACGGTACGATCGTCATCTTTCCATAA
- a CDS encoding ArsR/SmtB family transcription factor — MLTYVLNSQDLADVRFAVSPVAEMVLSLRALREPGRFPLQLGWVRAVQPRVAELDWDVLRWLVNDTMGSPDFLTPRPSSPLTQLADELDLLAAVDQETFKKQLIAVNGELPDALTVDKVVSALSDYWQAMMAPYWNRMRTLLSADISYRGHVLTQYGTGAMLNGLGPAISYADGLLKVDRVAALSRQENIDGRGLVLQPTLFGPYAVIPFDPGADPLLGYPPRGQANLWSVVEPPSHQDLAQLIGTPRARILDLLTHPRTTTDLAGELQVTPSAVSQHLQLLRRTGLVEPQRTGKQVLYRPTELAALLTGSEPLTPS, encoded by the coding sequence GTGCTCACGTACGTCCTGAACTCGCAGGACCTCGCCGACGTGCGGTTTGCGGTGTCGCCGGTCGCTGAGATGGTGCTGTCGTTGCGGGCCTTGCGGGAGCCCGGGCGGTTTCCGTTGCAGCTTGGATGGGTGCGGGCGGTTCAGCCGCGGGTGGCCGAACTCGACTGGGACGTACTGCGGTGGCTGGTCAACGACACCATGGGGAGCCCGGATTTCCTCACGCCGCGGCCCTCGTCGCCGCTCACGCAGCTGGCCGACGAACTGGACCTGCTCGCGGCCGTGGACCAGGAGACCTTCAAGAAGCAGCTCATAGCGGTGAACGGCGAGCTCCCGGATGCCCTGACTGTCGACAAGGTGGTCAGCGCGCTCAGCGACTACTGGCAGGCCATGATGGCGCCGTACTGGAACCGTATGCGGACCCTGCTCTCCGCTGACATCAGCTACCGCGGCCATGTCCTCACGCAGTACGGCACCGGCGCAATGCTCAACGGCCTGGGCCCTGCCATCAGCTACGCGGACGGTCTACTCAAGGTCGACAGGGTCGCAGCGCTGAGCCGCCAAGAGAACATCGACGGCCGCGGTCTCGTACTCCAGCCGACCCTCTTCGGGCCGTACGCCGTCATCCCGTTCGACCCCGGCGCCGACCCGCTGCTCGGCTACCCACCGCGCGGTCAGGCGAACCTGTGGTCCGTAGTCGAGCCGCCGTCCCACCAGGACCTGGCCCAATTGATCGGTACGCCGCGGGCGCGCATCCTCGATCTGCTGACGCATCCCCGCACCACGACCGACCTGGCCGGCGAGCTGCAGGTCACCCCGTCCGCGGTCAGCCAGCACCTCCAACTGCTACGCCGTACCGGGCTGGTCGAGCCGCAGCGCACTGGCAAGCAGGTCCTCTACCGCCCGACCGAACTCGCCGCACTGCTGACCGGTAGCGAACCGTTGACACCGTCATAG
- a CDS encoding pyridoxamine 5'-phosphate oxidase family protein, whose translation MDTKEMAEFLAQPLVAVFAIDDPGWSPHVTPVWFHHLPDGRFQVMTPAKSKKTRLHRTGSGELSLSVQTADGPTARYVNMQGVARFLPLDPALLHAMVEKYLPPEARPAYLANPPEDSMFDITPRRITTGVID comes from the coding sequence ATGGACACGAAAGAAATGGCCGAGTTCCTGGCGCAGCCGCTGGTCGCCGTCTTCGCGATCGACGACCCGGGCTGGTCGCCGCACGTGACACCGGTGTGGTTCCACCACCTCCCTGACGGGCGCTTCCAGGTGATGACCCCGGCCAAGTCGAAGAAGACCCGCCTGCACCGCACCGGCTCAGGCGAGCTCTCCCTCTCCGTCCAAACAGCCGACGGCCCGACCGCCCGCTACGTCAACATGCAGGGCGTCGCGCGGTTCCTCCCTCTCGACCCGGCCCTGCTGCACGCGATGGTCGAGAAGTACCTCCCACCCGAGGCACGCCCGGCGTACCTGGCCAATCCCCCCGAGGACTCGATGTTCGACATCACCCCCCGCCGCATCACCACCGGCGTCATCGACTGA
- a CDS encoding tyrosine-type recombinase/integrase gives MGSAERAPKRPKGSIETLPSGALRVSVYAGIDPVTKRRHYLKETIPAATPRASREAEKVMRRLQTQVDERRHPRTNASLSQLIERHLELAELDETTVRTYRGYVRNHIEPLIGHVKVGAVDADILDSYYAELRRCRGHCDRRPFTEHRTKSSHECDHRCRPHACRPLGASTIRQIHFILSGAFRQAVRWKWVSVNPMPTGKPPAAPKPNPSPPTAGEAARILSEAFKDPAWGTFVWLAMVTGARRGELCALRWSKVDLDRGTIVIDTSVAQNSRAKWLKDTKTHQHRRLTLDSETIALLREHRASCDETAAKLETKIADNAFVFSLSPDNAVYLVPDSVSQRYSKLAARLGIDTHLHNLRHYSATELIAAGVDIRTVAGRLGHGGGGTTTLRVYTAFVSEADQRAAAALYDRLPRRPEQLSERERIMRTPRAPYEAIAGKLCAAIESGLLSEGTSVPPTQQLAKQHGVSEGTIRRALELLRSWGLLDGSRRILTVH, from the coding sequence ATGGGATCAGCAGAGCGCGCACCGAAGCGCCCGAAGGGCAGCATCGAGACCCTGCCCAGTGGAGCGCTCCGCGTCTCTGTCTATGCCGGGATTGATCCGGTCACGAAACGTCGGCACTACCTGAAAGAGACCATCCCGGCCGCGACGCCCAGGGCAAGCCGCGAGGCTGAGAAGGTCATGCGCCGGCTGCAGACCCAAGTTGATGAGCGGCGGCACCCTCGTACCAACGCCAGCCTGAGTCAGCTGATCGAGCGGCATCTCGAGCTCGCCGAGCTGGACGAGACAACCGTGCGCACCTACCGCGGTTACGTCCGCAACCACATCGAGCCGCTGATCGGCCACGTCAAGGTTGGAGCGGTCGACGCGGATATTCTCGACTCCTACTACGCCGAGCTTCGGCGCTGTCGCGGTCACTGCGATCGACGTCCCTTCACCGAACACCGAACCAAGTCTTCCCATGAGTGCGACCACCGCTGCCGGCCCCATGCGTGCCGCCCGCTTGGCGCGTCCACGATTCGTCAAATCCACTTCATCCTGAGCGGCGCCTTCCGCCAGGCTGTGCGATGGAAGTGGGTTTCCGTCAACCCGATGCCCACCGGCAAGCCACCAGCCGCACCGAAGCCGAATCCGAGCCCACCGACCGCCGGTGAGGCCGCCCGGATCCTCAGTGAGGCCTTCAAGGACCCCGCTTGGGGCACCTTCGTGTGGCTTGCGATGGTCACTGGTGCCCGCCGCGGCGAACTGTGCGCGCTTCGATGGTCAAAGGTCGACCTCGACCGGGGCACGATCGTGATCGATACCAGTGTCGCCCAGAACAGCCGGGCGAAGTGGCTCAAAGACACCAAGACACACCAGCACAGGCGCCTCACGCTTGACTCCGAGACGATTGCGCTTCTGCGAGAACACCGCGCTTCCTGTGACGAGACCGCGGCTAAGCTCGAAACCAAGATCGCTGACAATGCTTTTGTATTCTCCCTATCCCCTGACAACGCGGTGTATCTGGTACCAGACAGCGTCTCTCAGCGCTACAGCAAGCTCGCTGCGCGCCTCGGCATCGACACCCACCTTCACAACCTGCGCCACTACTCTGCGACGGAGCTCATCGCCGCTGGGGTCGACATCCGAACTGTCGCTGGCCGGCTCGGACACGGCGGCGGTGGCACGACAACGCTCCGCGTCTACACGGCATTCGTGTCCGAGGCCGACCAGCGAGCCGCCGCCGCTCTGTACGACCGTCTCCCGAGGCGTCCAGAACAACTCAGCGAGCGTGAACGGATTATGCGTACGCCGCGGGCGCCGTACGAGGCGATCGCTGGCAAACTATGCGCCGCGATTGAGTCAGGCCTCCTGTCGGAAGGCACATCGGTACCGCCGACGCAGCAGCTCGCGAAGCAACACGGCGTGTCCGAGGGAACTATCCGCCGAGCGCTTGAGCTGCTGCGATCCTGGGGACTCCTCGACGGCTCCCGCCGAATTTTGACCGTGCATTAA